The Spirochaeta lutea genomic interval ATGCAAAATACTACGTGTACAACGAGCTATGCCCCATCAATCCCCTGGTAGTCAGCCGGCTGAATCCCCAGGAATTCTGCGGCTACATGACCAATCCGAAGAACCACGTATCGGTACCCAAGGTTGCCTTCGCTGATCTGAAGACCATCAACCTGGATGACCCCACCAAAACAGGTAATATCGGGGCGACCTACGACCGGAATCTGGAGCACTTTACCCACTGTGTCGATCAGGTTCTCACCATACCGGAAAAACAGAATAAAAACGTCGAACGCAGCCACGTAGAAAGCTTCAGTTACCAAATCATCAACCGCGGCGTCTACGTGGGCGACAACAAATCATTGATCATGTACCCCATGCCCACCATTGACGAGCTACGGAGAGACCATTACGACTGGGCACGGTCGGCCATGATATTGTAATCTGGAGTCTATGATTGAACACACCACCCTTGAACCCGACCGGGCCTTCCTGGTCGGGATTCAAGATCCCGGCGAAAACCCGGGGCAGGCAAAAGCCCACCTGGAAGAGCTCATCCGCCTTACCGAGACCATGGGCGCCCAGGCGGTCGCCAACCTCACGGCAAAGATAAGCGATCCGAACCCCAAGCTCATTCTCGGTACCGGCAAAGCCGACGAGATTATCCAGGCCGCCGAAGAGGCAGAAGCGGATATCCTCATCATCGACAGCGACCTCTCCCCCAGCCAGCAGCGCAACTGGGAGCGGCTCTCGGGCCTCCCGGTTCTCGACCGCCAACTGGTAATCCTGGAAATATTCGCCCAACGCGCCCAGACGAAAGAAGCCCGCCTCCAAGTCGACCTGGCCCGGTACGAATACGCCCTTCCCCGGCTTACCCGGGCCTGGACCCACCTCGGCCGCCAGCGCGGAGGAACCCGGGGAACCCGGGGTGAGGGTGAAAAGCAGATCGAAGCAGACCGCCGGATCATTGAAGCGAGAATCGCCAAGATTAAACAGGACCTGCAGCAGGTGCAGAAACAGCGGGCAACCCTGCGCAAGGGCCGGGAATCGGTTCCCGTACCCACCGCCGCCCTGGTGGGCTACACCAACGCCGGAAAATCCAGCCTGCTCAAAACCCTGACCCAGGCGGAAATCCTCGTGGAAGACAAGCTCTTCGCCACCCTGGATCCCACCACCCGGCGGTTCGAGCTGGGAGACGGTCTGGCCATGCTGCTAACCGACACCGTAGGATTCATCCGAAAACTACCCCACGGCCTGGTCGACGCCTTCCGCTCCACCCTGGAGGAAACCACCCGGGCGGACCTCCTGATTCACCTAGCCGATGCCTCGAATCCCGAGGTCATTCCCCACCTTACCACCACGGAAACCGTACTCCAGGAAATCGGCGCCACCGCACCCCGCCTTCTGGTATTTAACAAAATCGACGCGGCCCCGGAGGCAACCCTCACCGCTCTGCAAAGCGCCTATCCCGAGGCGGTCTGCATAAGCGCCATTACCGGCCAGGGCTTGGATCTTCTGGCCCAGGAGCTTAAGGATTTCTTGCGGGGGCGATTCCAACGCTTCTGCGTACTGCTGCCCTTCGCCCGGGAAGACCTGGTCGCCCTGGCCCACCGCAGCGGAGTTGTGGAAGAAAAGAAGTACCAAGAATCGGGAATCCACCTCCAAGGAACCATACCCGAACGCCTGGTTTCCCATTTTGAGCCCTATAAAATCTCCCAGGATGTGATATAGTTATCCTATGAAACACCCGACGATGCACAAGCTAGTCTCGGTATTGCTCAGCCTGCTCCTTGCCCTGGCCGTACCCGCTGCCGCCCTAGCCCAAAGTACGGACCCTGCCCCGGA includes:
- the hflX gene encoding GTPase HflX yields the protein MIEHTTLEPDRAFLVGIQDPGENPGQAKAHLEELIRLTETMGAQAVANLTAKISDPNPKLILGTGKADEIIQAAEEAEADILIIDSDLSPSQQRNWERLSGLPVLDRQLVILEIFAQRAQTKEARLQVDLARYEYALPRLTRAWTHLGRQRGGTRGTRGEGEKQIEADRRIIEARIAKIKQDLQQVQKQRATLRKGRESVPVPTAALVGYTNAGKSSLLKTLTQAEILVEDKLFATLDPTTRRFELGDGLAMLLTDTVGFIRKLPHGLVDAFRSTLEETTRADLLIHLADASNPEVIPHLTTTETVLQEIGATAPRLLVFNKIDAAPEATLTALQSAYPEAVCISAITGQGLDLLAQELKDFLRGRFQRFCVLLPFAREDLVALAHRSGVVEEKKYQESGIHLQGTIPERLVSHFEPYKISQDVI